One part of the Mycobacterium marinum genome encodes these proteins:
- a CDS encoding acyl-CoA dehydrogenase family protein, whose amino-acid sequence MDLTDPESLRLLADSLKTVVTQHPSPSGGGLDAALQALGWLDMLDEIPGTAVPLVFAMLGENGVHAPLVNDVVARAAGCPGGGTVPLPFAGGSWVIWSRGDQAGSVLDGELPILRVEPADPLPPAALAAGRSAVGWWLAGASRAMLELARRHALDRNQFGHPIAAFQAVRHRLAEALVAIEGAEATLRAATDQPDELACLLAKAAAGQAALTTARHCQQVLAGIGFTAEHQLHHHVKRSLVLDGLLGSSRELTREAGAVLRTKGFAPRLAQL is encoded by the coding sequence GTGGATCTCACCGACCCCGAATCGCTGCGACTGCTGGCGGACTCGCTGAAAACCGTAGTCACACAGCACCCGTCGCCGTCGGGCGGCGGGCTGGATGCGGCGTTGCAGGCCCTCGGCTGGCTCGACATGCTCGACGAGATTCCCGGCACTGCCGTTCCCTTGGTGTTTGCCATGCTCGGCGAGAACGGTGTGCATGCGCCGCTCGTCAATGACGTCGTGGCGCGTGCCGCCGGCTGCCCGGGTGGCGGCACCGTGCCGCTACCGTTTGCGGGCGGATCCTGGGTGATCTGGTCGCGCGGAGATCAGGCCGGTTCCGTGTTGGATGGTGAACTACCGATACTCCGGGTGGAACCGGCCGATCCGCTGCCACCCGCCGCACTGGCCGCGGGCCGAAGCGCGGTGGGCTGGTGGCTGGCCGGCGCCAGCCGGGCCATGCTGGAGCTGGCCCGCCGGCATGCACTGGACCGAAACCAGTTCGGGCACCCCATCGCCGCGTTTCAGGCGGTCCGGCACCGGCTGGCCGAGGCGCTGGTCGCGATCGAAGGCGCCGAAGCGACCCTTCGGGCCGCCACGGACCAGCCTGACGAATTGGCCTGTCTGCTGGCCAAAGCCGCGGCCGGCCAGGCCGCACTGACCACCGCCCGCCATTGCCAGCAGGTGCTTGCCGGCATCGGCTTCACCGCGGAACATCAGCTGCATCACCACGTCAAGCGTTCCCTGGTGCTCGACGGGCTGCTCGGCAGTTCGCGCGAGCTCACCCGCGAGGCGGGTGCGGTCCTGCGGACCAAAGGATTTGCTCCCCGGCTAGCTCAACTCTGA
- a CDS encoding SulP family inorganic anion transporter, producing MSSQQVSAVPTIREAGDPSTAVLAALRSPTRLRTEVLAGLVVALALIPEAISFSIIAGVDPRVGLFASFTMAVTIAVVGGRPAMISAATGAIALVIAPLAREHGADYFIAAVILAGLLQITLSLLGVARLMRFIPRSVMVGFVNALAILIFLSQLPHLLGVPAVVYPFVIVGLLLMVFLPKLTTVVPAPLVAIVVLTAAAVAFSVEIPNVGDEGQLPSSLPTLLVPHVPFALETLSIIGPYALAMALVGLLESLLTAKLVDDITDTHSNKTREAWGQGVANVVTGFFGGMGGCAMIGQTMINVKVSGARTRISTFLAGLFLLGLVVGLGDVVALIPMAALVAVMIMVSVGTMDWHSIAPATLRRMPRSETLVMLATVVVTVATHNLAYGVVAGVLTAMVLFARRVAHFMTVERIVESDTGGAADTVVYRVSGELFFASSNDLVYQFNYVDDPDNVVIDMSQSHIWDASTVAALDAIITKYQAKGRCVEIIGLNQDSAERHGRLSGQFGAEH from the coding sequence TTGTCTTCCCAACAGGTTTCGGCTGTCCCAACGATTCGCGAGGCGGGCGATCCCAGTACCGCGGTGCTGGCCGCACTGCGTTCGCCGACTCGTCTGCGGACCGAGGTGCTCGCCGGTTTGGTGGTTGCTCTGGCGCTGATCCCTGAAGCAATCTCCTTTTCGATCATCGCCGGGGTGGACCCTCGAGTGGGGCTTTTCGCCTCTTTCACCATGGCGGTGACCATCGCTGTGGTGGGCGGGCGCCCGGCCATGATCTCCGCGGCCACCGGCGCCATTGCGTTGGTGATCGCGCCGCTGGCGCGTGAACACGGGGCCGACTACTTCATCGCCGCGGTGATCTTGGCGGGCCTTTTGCAGATCACGCTCAGCTTGCTGGGGGTCGCTCGGTTGATGCGGTTCATCCCACGCAGCGTGATGGTCGGCTTCGTCAATGCGCTCGCGATCTTGATATTCCTCTCACAGCTGCCCCACCTACTGGGAGTGCCGGCGGTGGTCTATCCGTTTGTCATCGTTGGTTTGCTGTTGATGGTGTTCCTGCCAAAACTGACCACCGTTGTCCCAGCTCCTTTGGTCGCGATCGTGGTCTTGACGGCCGCCGCGGTCGCGTTCTCCGTCGAGATTCCCAACGTCGGCGACGAAGGCCAGTTGCCGTCCAGCCTGCCGACCCTATTGGTGCCCCACGTCCCGTTCGCACTGGAAACCCTGTCCATCATCGGCCCGTATGCGCTGGCAATGGCGTTGGTCGGGTTGCTGGAATCGTTGCTGACGGCCAAGCTCGTTGACGACATCACCGACACCCACAGCAACAAAACCCGGGAGGCCTGGGGGCAGGGCGTTGCCAACGTTGTCACGGGCTTCTTCGGCGGAATGGGCGGCTGCGCAATGATCGGCCAGACCATGATCAACGTGAAGGTCTCCGGTGCTCGCACCCGGATCTCGACCTTCCTCGCCGGCCTGTTCCTGTTGGGCCTGGTCGTCGGCCTCGGCGACGTGGTCGCGCTCATTCCGATGGCGGCACTGGTCGCGGTGATGATCATGGTCTCGGTCGGCACGATGGACTGGCACAGCATTGCCCCCGCGACGCTACGTCGGATGCCGCGCAGCGAAACGCTGGTCATGCTCGCCACCGTGGTGGTCACCGTGGCAACCCACAACCTCGCTTACGGCGTCGTTGCCGGTGTCTTGACCGCGATGGTGCTCTTTGCGCGGCGTGTTGCTCACTTCATGACGGTGGAAAGAATCGTGGAATCAGACACCGGCGGCGCCGCTGACACGGTGGTCTACCGAGTTAGCGGTGAATTGTTCTTCGCCTCGAGCAACGACTTGGTTTACCAATTCAACTACGTCGACGACCCGGACAACGTGGTGATCGACATGTCGCAGTCCCACATCTGGGACGCCTCCACCGTGGCCGCACTCGACGCCATCATCACCAAATACCAAGCCAAGGGCCGATGCGTCGAAATCATTGGTCTGAACCAGGATTCGGCAGAGCGCCACGGCCGGCTGTCCGGACAGTTCGGCGCAGAACACTAG
- a CDS encoding nuclear transport factor 2 family protein, with product MPTKTDDLVEIQQLLARYAVTITQSDIEGLVAVFTPDGTYSAFGDTYGLDRFPDLVAAAPKGLFLTATAVVELAGDSATGTQPLCFIEHATHDMRIGYYRDTYARTADGWRLKTRAMTFIRRSGVHDSGRPHAVGRPQP from the coding sequence ATGCCCACCAAGACTGACGACCTGGTCGAGATTCAGCAGTTGTTGGCCCGGTACGCGGTGACCATCACACAGAGCGATATCGAGGGCCTGGTAGCCGTTTTCACCCCGGACGGAACCTACAGCGCCTTCGGCGACACCTATGGCCTCGATCGGTTCCCGGACCTGGTGGCCGCCGCGCCAAAAGGCTTGTTTCTCACGGCAACCGCGGTCGTCGAGCTAGCCGGTGATTCGGCCACCGGCACCCAACCACTTTGCTTCATCGAACATGCCACCCATGACATGCGTATCGGTTACTACCGCGACACGTATGCCCGCACCGCCGATGGCTGGCGGCTTAAAACCCGGGCAATGACCTTCATTCGCCGCAGCGGCGTGCACGATTCGGGACGTCCGCATGCCGTCGGCCGTCCGCAACCGTGA
- a CDS encoding acyl-CoA dehydrogenase family protein codes for MTPGPDHSLRGHMQQLARVHGALYEAGWMRYGWPTEVGGLGGPALLRAIVGEEVVGRRLAEPGPYSMAEVLAPTLIDYAPKGLAAEMVPRLLSGREQWCQGFSEPGSGSDLASLSTRATPRGDDWIINGQKVWTSFAQFCTRCILLTRTAPGHEGITAFFVDLDTPGITVRPLRTMHGVDEFCEVYYDDVVIPSGRMLGRPGDGWRLAMDLLPYERSTCFWQRIAYLYSRLDELIADTAATSSALDEFDLGAAYLGLHTLRCRSRDTQHRLAGGSRLGPETSIDKVLLATAEQRLYDTVRDLLPATLELDDTPWRPEYLYSRAATIYGGTAEIQRNIIARRLLGLGSEG; via the coding sequence ATGACCCCCGGACCCGACCATTCGTTGCGGGGCCACATGCAACAGTTGGCCCGAGTGCACGGCGCGCTGTATGAAGCCGGATGGATGCGTTACGGCTGGCCCACCGAAGTCGGCGGGCTCGGTGGACCGGCGCTGCTGCGCGCGATCGTCGGTGAGGAGGTGGTCGGGCGCCGGCTGGCCGAACCTGGCCCCTACTCCATGGCCGAGGTGCTGGCACCGACGCTGATCGACTACGCACCCAAAGGGTTGGCGGCGGAAATGGTGCCGCGGCTGCTCAGCGGTCGCGAGCAATGGTGTCAGGGATTCTCCGAACCGGGGTCGGGCAGCGACCTGGCATCGCTGTCCACCCGCGCGACCCCTCGCGGCGACGATTGGATCATCAACGGGCAGAAGGTGTGGACCAGCTTCGCGCAGTTCTGCACGCGTTGCATTCTGCTCACCCGTACCGCGCCTGGGCATGAGGGAATCACCGCGTTCTTTGTCGATCTGGACACGCCGGGGATCACCGTCCGGCCGTTGCGCACCATGCACGGGGTCGACGAATTCTGCGAGGTGTACTACGACGACGTGGTGATCCCGTCCGGCCGGATGCTCGGCCGGCCCGGTGATGGCTGGCGGCTGGCGATGGACCTGCTCCCCTATGAACGCTCAACCTGCTTTTGGCAGCGCATCGCCTATCTGTATTCCCGGCTCGACGAACTCATCGCCGACACCGCTGCCACCAGCTCTGCACTCGACGAGTTCGACCTTGGTGCGGCATATCTGGGACTGCATACCCTGCGCTGCCGTTCCCGTGACACACAGCACCGCCTGGCCGGCGGCTCGCGACTCGGGCCGGAGACTTCGATTGACAAGGTTCTCTTGGCGACCGCCGAGCAACGCCTCTACGACACCGTCCGCGACCTGCTGCCGGCAACGCTGGAACTCGACGACACCCCGTGGCGCCCGGAATACCTCTATTCACGTGCGGCCACCATCTATGGCGGGACCGCCGAAATCCAGCGCAACATCATCGCGCGCCGGCTGCTCGGACTGGGCAGCGAGGGATGA